From Candidatus Bathyarchaeota archaeon, a single genomic window includes:
- a CDS encoding NAD+ synthase, with protein sequence MTTERLKLDSPSVEARIKRFIKDYIEKCGATGVVLGVSGGIDSSTTAALAARSLGGRKVLGIALPEEETYNATDVQHAKLVAEKFGFKLEVIDISPTLKACFQSLPIYDAADKLSKGNVKARIRMVYLYYYANKLKKIVCGSSDKSETMMGYFTKWGDAAADISPLMDIYKTQVRQLALHMGVPTEIVTKPSTPGLWPRQLAEEELGVKYETLDLILFGLERFMTTEEIAKQLNLSIKLVDGIKKRWLATEHKRRTPLTTKIGYRTVGADFRLPYTPH encoded by the coding sequence CTGACAACAGAACGCTTAAAATTAGATTCACCATCGGTTGAGGCTAGAATCAAACGGTTCATCAAGGACTACATAGAAAAATGCGGAGCAACTGGCGTAGTTTTAGGAGTATCTGGTGGAATTGACAGCAGCACAACAGCCGCTCTCGCCGCTCGATCTCTAGGGGGTCGCAAGGTGTTAGGCATCGCACTACCAGAGGAAGAAACGTACAACGCCACTGATGTCCAGCATGCAAAACTGGTCGCGGAAAAATTTGGTTTCAAACTAGAAGTCATCGATATCTCACCTACCTTAAAGGCTTGTTTTCAATCTCTTCCGATTTATGATGCTGCAGATAAGCTTAGCAAGGGAAACGTAAAAGCGAGAATCCGAATGGTTTACCTCTATTATTACGCTAATAAACTCAAAAAGATAGTGTGTGGTAGTTCAGACAAGTCCGAGACCATGATGGGATACTTCACAAAATGGGGAGACGCCGCCGCGGATATTTCACCTCTTATGGATATTTATAAGACGCAGGTTAGGCAACTAGCTTTGCACATGGGCGTCCCCACTGAGATAGTTACGAAGCCTTCAACACCGGGACTCTGGCCTCGCCAACTAGCAGAGGAAGAACTAGGCGTCAAATATGAAACACTGGACTTGATCCTATTCGGCTTAGAACGCTTCATGACAACAGAGGAAATTGCAAAGCAGCTAAACCTCTCTATAAAACTGGTTGATGGCATTAAGAAGCGATGGCTGGCAACTGAGCACAAGCGGCGGACCCCCCTGACAACGAAAATCGGATATAGGACGGTTGGAGCTGACTTTAGACTTCCCTACACACCACACTAA
- a CDS encoding DNA-directed DNA polymerase II small subunit: protein MSDRLQRAVSFTIAAGYQLDKQAFDFLNTLSQTEDPVKLMEEVVKKIKNLSQKTLFIQRSFLEEIVEKTLPEVKEEKPSLPTPPSPILEAKKVFHAYAKDIDADIKVIEDPTDEICETGSIEEYLEYFQDRFQRTQRFLRRRMDVKDATSISEALKSSVNTKVKIIGMVTEKRQRKQRIFLTVEDLEASATVLVTPSTSQEVIKKAHMLLLDQVICIKAIKGRNDLFIAEDIVWPDMPKRKPNKASIPVYAALISDLHIGSKMFMREEFSRFVLWLNGKFGNENLKNLASHVKYVVIAGDLVDGIGIYPGQLDELAITDIYEQYGMVSKFIEQIPDYIELIIIPGNHDASRRALPQPAIPKDYAEPLCEARKVYSLGNPSTVRLHEVELLLYHGRSLDDIVASIPNVSFQTPDKAMKLLLQSRHLAPVYGKKTPIAPEKKDFMIIERPPDIFHAGHVHVIKYDTYRGTLIVNSGAWQKQTEFQKKMGVTPNPGIAPIVNLQTLQVTPINFAASYT, encoded by the coding sequence ATGAGCGACAGACTTCAAAGAGCAGTTTCCTTTACAATAGCAGCAGGATATCAACTCGATAAACAAGCCTTCGATTTTTTAAACACACTTTCTCAAACGGAAGATCCTGTTAAATTAATGGAAGAAGTGGTCAAAAAAATAAAAAATCTCTCTCAGAAAACTTTGTTCATACAGCGAAGTTTTCTAGAAGAGATTGTGGAAAAGACTCTTCCAGAAGTGAAAGAAGAGAAACCTAGTTTGCCTACGCCTCCGTCGCCAATTCTAGAAGCCAAGAAGGTTTTTCACGCATATGCGAAAGACATCGACGCGGATATAAAAGTAATAGAAGACCCTACAGATGAAATATGTGAAACCGGGTCCATTGAAGAGTATTTAGAGTATTTTCAAGATCGCTTCCAAAGAACACAGAGATTTCTAAGAAGAAGAATGGATGTCAAAGATGCCACATCCATATCGGAGGCGCTTAAATCTTCAGTTAACACAAAGGTTAAGATCATTGGCATGGTCACTGAGAAACGGCAACGAAAGCAAAGGATATTCTTGACCGTTGAAGACTTGGAAGCCAGCGCCACTGTACTTGTGACCCCAAGCACAAGCCAAGAGGTCATAAAAAAGGCACACATGTTACTATTAGACCAAGTTATTTGCATAAAAGCCATCAAAGGAAGAAACGATTTGTTTATCGCAGAAGACATTGTTTGGCCCGACATGCCCAAAAGAAAACCCAACAAAGCCTCAATACCAGTTTATGCAGCACTCATATCAGACTTACATATCGGAAGCAAAATGTTTATGCGAGAAGAGTTTAGCCGGTTTGTGCTTTGGTTAAATGGGAAGTTCGGAAATGAAAATTTGAAGAATCTAGCAAGTCATGTCAAATATGTGGTGATTGCCGGCGATCTTGTAGATGGGATAGGGATTTATCCGGGGCAGTTAGACGAACTGGCGATAACAGATATTTATGAACAGTATGGAATGGTCTCGAAATTCATTGAACAAATCCCAGATTATATCGAATTGATAATAATACCTGGAAACCACGATGCGTCCCGGAGGGCATTACCTCAGCCCGCCATACCTAAAGATTATGCAGAGCCACTCTGTGAAGCTAGAAAAGTATATTCCCTAGGAAACCCAAGCACTGTGAGGCTTCACGAAGTCGAACTGCTTCTGTATCATGGACGTAGCCTAGATGATATTGTTGCGTCCATTCCAAACGTAAGCTTTCAAACTCCAGACAAAGCCATGAAACTTCTTCTACAAAGCAGACATTTAGCGCCCGTTTACGGAAAAAAAACGCCTATAGCACCAGAAAAAAAGGACTTCATGATTATAGAAAGACCCCCAGACATTTTCCACGCCGGACATGTGCACGTAATAAAATATGACACTTACCGAGGAACACTTATCGTTAACTCGGGGGCTTGGCAAAAACAGACTGAATTCCAAAAGAAAATGGGGGTTACTCCCAACCCAGGAATCGCTCCAATCGTAAACCTTCAAACATTACAAGTTACACCCATCAATTTTGCAGCATCCTATACGTGA
- a CDS encoding ORC1-type DNA replication protein, which translates to MSKTNVLDKVFEHFLKGNSIFQDREVLRHDYIPDILPHRGEQIRYLGEICAPVLKGSRCSNVLVYGKTGTGKTAVIKYVLSRLGHKARELGAPVKVCYINCRLISTEYRIFSSLCATLNVKVPFTGLAVGEVFDRFKTGLDSCKILFIIVLDEIDALIKTRGDVLLYELTRINETLRYSKTVIVGISNDLRFKEFLDPRVLSSLSEEEIVFRPYDAAELRDILLDRARPAFHDGVLFDGALSLCAALAAAEHGDARRALDLLRVAGELAEREGSEAVVEDHIRRAEKRIEHDRIAEALENLPLHSKLVLCSVYLLGKAKINCAVTGDIYEIYCELCSQSGLTPLTQRRVSSLVNELDVIGLLNARVVSMGRYGRTKKIRLSVARSIVRASFTADDRLERLVKYAPKYLAEISSRR; encoded by the coding sequence ATGAGTAAAACTAACGTGTTAGACAAAGTATTTGAACATTTTTTGAAAGGCAACAGCATATTTCAAGACAGAGAGGTATTGCGGCACGACTATATTCCTGACATACTACCACATCGCGGGGAACAGATCCGTTACCTTGGTGAAATATGCGCCCCCGTTTTAAAGGGTTCCCGATGCTCTAACGTCTTGGTTTATGGAAAAACAGGCACAGGAAAAACCGCGGTTATAAAATACGTGTTGAGCAGACTAGGTCATAAGGCTCGTGAACTTGGGGCCCCTGTGAAGGTCTGCTATATTAACTGTCGACTAATAAGTACAGAATACAGAATTTTCTCAAGTTTATGTGCTACTTTGAACGTGAAGGTTCCATTTACCGGCCTAGCTGTGGGAGAAGTTTTTGACCGATTTAAAACTGGCTTAGACTCATGTAAAATCCTTTTTATAATTGTTCTTGATGAAATCGACGCCCTCATAAAAACGCGGGGGGATGTTCTGCTTTACGAATTGACTAGAATAAACGAAACTCTTCGTTATAGCAAAACCGTAATTGTGGGAATCTCCAACGATCTTAGATTCAAAGAGTTTCTTGATCCCAGAGTTTTGAGTTCTCTAAGCGAGGAGGAAATCGTATTTAGGCCATATGACGCAGCCGAGCTTCGAGACATCCTTCTAGACCGTGCCCGACCAGCATTTCACGATGGCGTTCTGTTTGATGGTGCTTTGAGTTTGTGTGCCGCGTTGGCCGCTGCGGAGCATGGAGATGCACGGCGAGCTTTGGATCTTCTTCGGGTTGCTGGCGAATTGGCTGAGCGCGAAGGCTCTGAAGCTGTTGTAGAGGATCATATACGACGGGCGGAAAAAAGGATTGAACATGATCGGATTGCGGAAGCTCTAGAGAACCTTCCACTTCACTCAAAACTCGTTTTATGTAGCGTCTATCTATTAGGCAAGGCAAAAATTAACTGTGCGGTGACTGGTGACATCTATGAAATTTACTGTGAACTTTGTAGTCAGTCAGGGCTTACACCGTTAACTCAAAGACGGGTGAGCAGTTTAGTGAATGAACTGGATGTGATAGGGTTGTTGAACGCACGAGTTGTGAGCATGGGACGGTACGGGCGTACAAAAAAGATTCGTCTAAGCGTAGCACGTAGTATTGTTAGAGCGTCATTCACCGCGGATGATAGGCTTGAACGTCTAGTCAAGTATGCGCCTAAATACTTGGCAGAGATTTCAAGTAGGCGTTGA
- a CDS encoding carbon-nitrogen hydrolase family protein has product MLKEINVALAQISCKIGDKKHNIDKIKQKVEEAKKRDANIIIFPELSSTGYSTRDLAYELAEPIPGPSVKLLEETAKKENIHMIFGMLERSEKARAVLYNTAVLLGPKGFIGKYRKMHLPTHSVFEEKRYFRLGYQAPVFETEIGKLGLIICYDVFFPEVSRLLRLKGAQFIICISASPARRRKFFEVLTAARAIENTVFLAYVNLVGVENGLQFWGGSRLIAPNGSIITQAKYDEEDLTTGSIDYADLERIEAFVPTLRDLRPELFNSLKEQAENL; this is encoded by the coding sequence ATGTTAAAGGAGATTAACGTGGCTCTCGCACAAATAAGTTGTAAAATCGGAGACAAAAAACATAACATAGACAAGATTAAGCAAAAGGTTGAAGAAGCAAAAAAGAGAGACGCAAACATCATTATTTTCCCAGAACTCTCATCAACCGGCTATTCAACCCGAGACCTCGCTTACGAACTGGCAGAACCCATCCCAGGACCATCAGTCAAACTCTTAGAAGAAACCGCAAAAAAAGAAAACATCCACATGATTTTCGGGATGCTGGAGCGAAGCGAAAAAGCACGTGCCGTTCTTTATAATACAGCAGTTCTGTTAGGCCCTAAAGGATTCATTGGTAAATACCGAAAAATGCATTTGCCAACACACAGCGTCTTCGAAGAAAAACGCTATTTTAGACTAGGATATCAAGCGCCAGTGTTTGAGACAGAAATCGGAAAATTGGGGTTGATAATCTGCTATGACGTGTTTTTCCCAGAAGTCTCCCGCTTATTAAGATTGAAAGGCGCCCAGTTCATAATCTGCATATCAGCCTCTCCAGCCAGACGGCGCAAATTCTTTGAAGTACTAACCGCCGCCAGAGCTATTGAAAACACCGTTTTTCTGGCTTACGTCAATCTTGTCGGTGTGGAAAACGGTCTACAATTTTGGGGAGGAAGCAGACTCATAGCCCCAAATGGCAGCATCATCACACAAGCCAAATATGATGAAGAAGACTTGACAACAGGAAGCATCGACTACGCAGACTTGGAACGAATAGAAGCTTTTGTCCCAACCCTCCGCGATCTGCGACCAGAACTCTTCAACTCCTTGAAAGAACAGGCAGAAAACCTTTGA
- a CDS encoding phosphate uptake regulator PhoU, with the protein MDLRKVQRTSGGTFFVCLPKEWAERSGLQRSSVVAVSEMADGRLCVDPKYDVEHVPRVALVKPSPYLDREIVGKYLLGYDVIRVEAKDRISPVDRERVKQASSGLVGLEIIEEDYSKIVMQCLLEPSTFPPEKVLRREYSIASDMHRDAVTALVEGDVHLAKNVVARDNEVNRLYFLLVRSLRTVVQNPGLSEKLGVLPIDCLDYRLMASLVESIGDRSVQIADKVVKLKGVKLPKKLLQLVMRFHRLVYEAHENALKAVFSRNVSVAESVRNERENVLSVFGEVEAEVGGLSVDVATHVLAVASLMNRIYDNSVDIADLVMPKPV; encoded by the coding sequence ATGGATTTGCGGAAAGTTCAGAGGACAAGTGGTGGGACTTTTTTTGTTTGCTTGCCTAAAGAGTGGGCTGAGCGAAGTGGGCTTCAGCGTAGTTCCGTTGTTGCCGTTTCTGAGATGGCTGATGGGCGGCTTTGTGTTGATCCGAAATATGATGTGGAGCATGTTCCGCGGGTGGCATTGGTTAAACCTTCTCCGTATCTTGATCGTGAGATTGTTGGGAAGTATCTGTTGGGTTATGATGTTATTCGGGTTGAGGCGAAGGATAGGATAAGCCCTGTTGATCGTGAGCGTGTTAAGCAGGCATCGAGTGGTTTGGTTGGCTTAGAAATCATTGAGGAAGACTACTCCAAAATTGTTATGCAGTGTCTTTTGGAGCCTTCTACTTTTCCGCCTGAGAAGGTTCTTCGCCGTGAATATTCTATTGCGTCTGATATGCATCGGGATGCTGTGACTGCTTTGGTTGAGGGCGATGTGCATTTGGCTAAGAATGTGGTTGCGAGGGACAACGAGGTCAATCGGTTGTATTTTCTTTTGGTGCGTAGTCTGCGGACGGTTGTTCAGAATCCGGGTTTGAGCGAGAAGCTGGGTGTGCTTCCTATTGATTGTTTGGATTATCGTTTGATGGCTAGTTTGGTTGAGTCAATTGGTGATCGTTCTGTTCAAATTGCTGATAAAGTGGTTAAGTTGAAGGGTGTGAAGCTTCCGAAGAAGTTGTTGCAGCTTGTTATGCGTTTTCACAGGTTGGTTTATGAGGCACATGAGAATGCCTTGAAGGCTGTGTTCTCTCGCAATGTTTCGGTGGCTGAATCTGTGAGGAATGAAAGAGAGAATGTTTTATCTGTGTTTGGTGAGGTTGAGGCTGAAGTTGGTGGTTTGTCTGTTGATGTTGCTACGCATGTTCTTGCTGTGGCTTCTTTAATGAATCGGATTTATGATAACAGCGTGGATATTGCTGATTTGGTGATGCCTAAGCCTGTTTAA
- a CDS encoding ATP-binding protein, translating to MSEPVGFIREVSGDRVSFFLNRGTNLSFGQIVRIDSGNRSFYARVIDAGSSSTLKTDEQLREAEGKESFGPYSSYRHVDAILFLEKDVGKIRSPTFNPDYMDKVYAASDEDCSVLRLAGELEIGRLRSGERVLGPVGISVEAIPLMMGMFGMTGCGKTNCELMLNARIIDSSPRTVGLIFDFAGQLLEGKGIAPQRGLRDHPLFHTKVRYYSAREQKMLVGLYTIRPQKLSTLFPDITHHQVRLAQKLYKSLGNTWIERLQEAYSIDGHKGVAEFSDYKGKAVVDALMLKLSSLSPHLFPPSDYSFVDDVVQNVGQGVTCLVDISGLSSEEQYDVTCLTASSVALHYKRLWESNFSAWKKLPTLLITLEEAHEFLDPNMPKTIFSDIALTYRKYRVGLNAVTPRPSRINPNVFAELWTKVVMKTELRRDRVYLTGNTPYLEYSDTEIKMLDVGEALLISEPKIRFAVPIKVIHYPEYIDERGKVDYKLSASKPLSEMDERLKKLREAGKTNL from the coding sequence GTGTCTGAGCCTGTAGGATTTATTCGTGAAGTAAGCGGAGATCGGGTTTCATTCTTCCTTAATCGAGGAACCAACCTTTCATTTGGTCAGATAGTTCGAATAGACTCAGGCAATAGAAGCTTCTACGCACGGGTCATTGATGCTGGGAGTTCCTCTACGTTGAAAACGGACGAGCAACTCCGTGAAGCAGAGGGGAAGGAGTCCTTTGGGCCATACTCTAGCTATAGACATGTTGATGCCATTCTTTTCCTTGAGAAAGATGTCGGGAAAATTCGTTCTCCAACTTTTAACCCGGATTATATGGACAAGGTGTACGCGGCTAGTGATGAGGACTGTTCGGTTTTGAGGCTTGCAGGGGAGTTGGAGATAGGGCGTTTACGTTCAGGGGAACGCGTGCTTGGTCCTGTCGGCATAAGTGTTGAGGCTATACCTCTGATGATGGGAATGTTCGGAATGACAGGGTGTGGGAAAACGAATTGTGAATTGATGCTTAACGCTCGGATTATAGATTCGAGCCCAAGGACTGTTGGTTTAATTTTTGACTTTGCAGGTCAACTTCTTGAGGGCAAAGGGATAGCACCTCAACGAGGCCTGAGGGATCATCCACTCTTTCACACCAAAGTTCGTTATTACTCGGCTAGAGAGCAGAAGATGCTTGTTGGTCTATATACGATTCGTCCTCAAAAACTTTCAACACTCTTTCCTGACATTACACATCATCAAGTTAGGCTTGCTCAAAAACTTTACAAGAGTTTGGGGAACACTTGGATAGAACGGTTGCAAGAAGCCTATAGTATAGATGGGCATAAAGGAGTGGCTGAGTTCAGCGACTACAAAGGCAAAGCCGTGGTAGATGCCCTTATGCTAAAGCTTTCAAGTTTGTCTCCACATCTTTTTCCGCCGTCTGACTACAGTTTCGTTGATGATGTAGTACAGAACGTGGGCCAAGGCGTCACCTGTCTCGTCGATATTTCAGGTCTCAGTTCTGAGGAGCAATATGATGTTACCTGTCTTACAGCTTCTAGCGTGGCCCTCCACTACAAGAGGTTGTGGGAGAGTAATTTTAGTGCGTGGAAAAAGCTTCCAACCCTTCTGATTACTCTTGAAGAGGCCCATGAGTTCCTTGATCCAAACATGCCTAAAACAATATTCTCGGATATTGCGCTGACATATCGAAAGTATCGGGTGGGGTTGAACGCAGTGACACCGCGGCCTTCAAGAATAAACCCTAATGTCTTCGCTGAGCTTTGGACCAAGGTTGTCATGAAGACGGAGTTGCGTCGTGACAGGGTCTACCTTACGGGCAACACGCCTTATCTTGAGTACAGTGACACTGAGATAAAGATGCTCGATGTTGGGGAAGCTTTGCTTATCTCGGAGCCTAAAATCCGATTCGCAGTTCCGATAAAGGTTATTCATTATCCTGAGTACATTGACGAGAGGGGAAAGGTTGATTATAAGCTCTCTGCGTCAAAACCACTTTCTGAAATGGATGAAAGGCTCAAAAAACTTCGTGAAGCTGGAAAAACAAATTTGTGA
- a CDS encoding pyridoxal phosphate-dependent aminotransferase: MRGISPSDIRRLFSLAQGIPGVISLGIGEPDFVPPPHVRDAAKQAFDEGKTHYMHTAGIPELRVALMKKTKRDYGLSYDPESEVLVTIGGTEAIFLALLTVINPGDEVLVPDPGFVCYRPSILMSEGVPVSMPLLEENSFTLNAETVMSLITKKSRVIIINSPNNPTGSVFSHDDLAGLAKLAVEHDLIVISDEVYEKMTYDDANHYCLPTFPSMRERTIVVNSFSKTYAMTGLRVGYALGPKELIAPMMLAHQFTTACVSGPAQYAAISALEGPQNCVRDMVQEFKRRRRFLHARLNEIEGFRCGLPEGAFYMFPGIREFEMSSKKFAAHLLNRAKVVTVPGSSFGECGEGYLRFSYATAHDKIEEALDRIEKAVKGFR, from the coding sequence CTGAGAGGAATTAGCCCCTCTGATATTCGCCGCCTTTTTTCATTGGCACAGGGCATTCCTGGGGTTATTAGTTTGGGAATAGGCGAGCCAGATTTTGTGCCTCCTCCACATGTTCGAGACGCAGCTAAACAGGCTTTCGATGAAGGTAAAACGCACTATATGCATACCGCGGGTATTCCAGAACTCCGCGTAGCTCTGATGAAAAAAACAAAGCGTGACTACGGTTTGTCATATGATCCAGAGTCTGAGGTGTTAGTCACGATTGGAGGAACAGAAGCGATTTTTTTGGCTTTACTGACAGTGATAAATCCTGGTGACGAGGTGTTGGTTCCTGATCCGGGGTTTGTCTGTTATAGACCCAGTATTTTGATGTCGGAAGGTGTTCCAGTTTCTATGCCTCTGCTTGAGGAAAATAGTTTTACGCTTAACGCCGAAACTGTGATGTCTTTGATCACGAAGAAATCACGTGTGATAATCATAAATTCTCCTAACAATCCAACAGGGTCTGTTTTCTCTCATGATGACTTGGCTGGGTTAGCAAAACTTGCTGTGGAACATGATTTGATTGTGATTTCTGATGAGGTTTATGAAAAAATGACGTATGATGATGCCAACCATTATTGTTTGCCCACTTTTCCTAGTATGCGTGAGCGTACGATAGTTGTGAACTCTTTTTCAAAGACGTATGCAATGACAGGTCTTCGCGTTGGCTACGCGTTGGGTCCTAAAGAGTTGATTGCTCCCATGATGCTGGCTCATCAATTTACCACAGCATGTGTAAGTGGCCCAGCACAATACGCTGCGATTTCAGCCTTAGAAGGCCCGCAAAACTGTGTTAGAGATATGGTTCAGGAGTTTAAGAGGCGACGTCGTTTTCTTCATGCTAGACTTAATGAAATTGAAGGTTTTAGATGTGGTCTTCCTGAGGGAGCGTTTTACATGTTTCCAGGCATCCGAGAGTTTGAGATGTCATCTAAAAAATTCGCTGCCCACCTTCTTAACAGAGCAAAAGTGGTGACTGTACCAGGGTCTTCATTTGGCGAATGTGGCGAGGGTTATCTGCGATTTTCGTATGCTACTGCTCATGACAAAATCGAGGAAGCGTTGGACCGAATAGAAAAAGCTGTGAAAGGTTTTAGATAA
- a CDS encoding MarR family transcriptional regulator — translation MYDLLLVATILLLLMTGGAAVLYYRRIRKAYEEYDEAKSVVDDVIISFNKQLRTQENRLNVVAHKTEVSISQSEKTAKKMEEYEGRLAKFTAKMKPISEVEQKVSAEIENMGKRMTEISMKQEKVMQRIEEVEKARRKPTVTPEVKIEAAIPIKRERALAPLTQTELSVLEILAAEGRKTAPEIRERVKLTREHTARLMKKLYEEGYLERNVQKIPYAYSIKKEMQKILKKESKT, via the coding sequence ATGTACGACCTACTCTTAGTAGCCACAATTCTCCTATTGCTCATGACCGGGGGCGCCGCTGTCTTGTATTATAGGCGAATAAGGAAAGCATATGAAGAGTATGACGAAGCGAAGAGTGTTGTAGATGACGTTATCATAAGTTTCAATAAACAGTTGCGGACACAGGAAAACAGGCTCAACGTTGTTGCTCACAAAACCGAAGTAAGCATTTCTCAGAGCGAAAAAACGGCAAAAAAAATGGAGGAGTACGAGGGACGACTAGCAAAGTTCACCGCCAAAATGAAACCTATTTCAGAAGTCGAACAGAAAGTTTCAGCGGAAATTGAAAACATGGGCAAAAGAATGACCGAAATATCCATGAAACAAGAGAAGGTTATGCAACGAATTGAAGAGGTTGAAAAAGCTAGACGCAAGCCCACAGTAACGCCTGAGGTGAAAATAGAGGCAGCAATTCCGATCAAGAGAGAACGCGCGTTGGCTCCGTTGACGCAAACCGAGCTAAGCGTGCTCGAGATTCTTGCCGCAGAGGGGAGAAAGACCGCCCCAGAAATTAGAGAAAGAGTAAAACTCACAAGAGAGCACACTGCTCGCCTAATGAAAAAACTGTATGAAGAGGGATATCTAGAACGCAATGTACAAAAAATTCCGTATGCTTACAGCATCAAAAAAGAGATGCAAAAAATCCTAAAAAAGGAATCTAAAACCTAA
- a CDS encoding DNA double-strand break repair nuclease NurA, with translation MEKRIVKDLAEMAKKLGEYVNTGRVTGAYAVEKEPAIGIKPEMSQIKPIKTMATYDGSFLAVDCSTKPLKRANNWGIYLLRTAYALVRPEGKKVLWDHRESISTAVGDARSRGKQLENMRFEYESQLALSLIEQIELGEKDYLLLDGASYFGRERRFSLSLYEQSQKKNVRLFAIAKQSPSLLDEKGRDFMVAVEISTARPTWVYHPVKKANFHESLYGDISVIKLSPSTSRVFRCDIMQYLTSREVNELLSPLTSISEDPRCLGYPVSLFLAHDFSKLSSHSKLLQYLDLIEEKLAEEGVLDIIRREELSSNFRNELCGIKYSFEWEMDWRV, from the coding sequence ATGGAGAAGAGAATTGTAAAAGATTTGGCTGAGATGGCGAAGAAGCTGGGTGAATACGTGAATACGGGCAGAGTAACGGGAGCCTATGCCGTGGAAAAGGAACCTGCAATTGGCATTAAGCCGGAGATGAGCCAGATAAAGCCCATAAAAACCATGGCGACATATGACGGTAGTTTTCTTGCAGTAGATTGCTCCACGAAGCCTTTGAAGAGAGCGAACAACTGGGGGATATACCTACTTCGTACAGCGTATGCTTTGGTCAGACCCGAGGGAAAGAAAGTGCTTTGGGACCATAGAGAAAGTATTTCCACGGCAGTTGGAGATGCCCGTTCGCGGGGTAAGCAATTGGAAAATATGAGGTTTGAATACGAGAGTCAACTGGCTCTAAGTCTTATTGAACAGATTGAACTTGGTGAAAAGGACTATCTACTTCTCGATGGTGCCAGTTATTTCGGGCGAGAAAGAAGATTCAGCCTGTCCCTTTATGAGCAATCGCAAAAAAAGAATGTTCGGCTTTTTGCGATAGCAAAACAATCGCCAAGTCTTTTGGATGAAAAGGGAAGAGATTTTATGGTTGCCGTGGAAATTTCCACGGCAAGACCAACTTGGGTTTACCACCCTGTTAAAAAGGCAAACTTCCATGAGAGCCTTTACGGGGACATATCTGTCATAAAACTGAGTCCATCAACTTCTCGCGTCTTCCGTTGCGACATAATGCAGTACCTAACTAGCCGTGAAGTCAATGAATTACTTTCCCCCTTAACCTCTATCTCCGAAGATCCAAGGTGTTTGGGATACCCCGTCAGCCTCTTTCTAGCTCACGACTTCTCTAAACTGTCATCCCATTCAAAACTTCTTCAATACCTTGACCTAATTGAGGAGAAACTTGCTGAGGAGGGGGTACTAGATATCATTCGTAGGGAGGAACTTTCGAGTAACTTCCGAAACGAATTGTGTGGCATAAAATATTCATTTGAGTGGGAGATGGACTGGCGTGTCTGA
- a CDS encoding DUF429 domain-containing protein, which yields MSGLTENIIIGIDLAGTETNPTGWAMWKNKVISTCHLHENKQILDCSLTLKPTLIAIDAPLSLPTKGAMRKADKEMRKHGYPVLPPRFPAMKKLTLRAIEITKKIIKEGFDIIEVHLASTRKALKMPTKDWQKIQQIFISMGLEAYLKTRTLTPHETDAVTAVLTAHLYLKGKTELIGDDKEGYIVIPIKSGWRTLQL from the coding sequence ATGTCAGGATTGACGGAAAACATCATAATAGGTATAGACTTGGCGGGAACAGAGACTAACCCAACAGGATGGGCTATGTGGAAAAACAAAGTTATCTCCACCTGCCACTTACACGAAAACAAACAAATCTTAGATTGTTCACTAACTCTTAAACCAACCCTCATCGCGATAGACGCTCCCCTCAGCCTGCCGACCAAAGGCGCTATGAGAAAAGCGGATAAAGAGATGCGCAAACATGGATATCCTGTTCTTCCTCCACGCTTCCCAGCAATGAAAAAATTAACCTTAAGAGCAATAGAAATCACTAAAAAAATCATAAAAGAAGGATTCGACATAATTGAGGTTCATCTGGCATCTACTCGCAAGGCGTTGAAAATGCCCACAAAGGACTGGCAAAAAATTCAACAGATTTTCATAAGCATGGGTTTAGAGGCATACTTGAAAACACGTACATTGACGCCCCACGAAACTGACGCCGTGACTGCTGTCTTAACTGCACACCTTTACCTAAAAGGAAAAACAGAGCTAATAGGAGACGATAAAGAAGGCTACATTGTTATCCCAATAAAGAGTGGTTGGAGAACGCTACAACTATGA